A genomic segment from Micropterus dolomieu isolate WLL.071019.BEF.003 ecotype Adirondacks linkage group LG03, ASM2129224v1, whole genome shotgun sequence encodes:
- the cacng8b gene encoding voltage-dependent calcium channel gamma-4 subunit isoform X1, giving the protein MVCEKGIQILLTTVGAFAAFGLMTVAIGTDYWLYSRALICNSTANVTQDDPHNKDKKDPGALTHSGLWRICCLEGVKRGVCSQINHFPEDADFDHDGAEYVLRVVRASNIFPILSAILLLMGGVCIAASRFYKSKRNIILGAGILFVAAGLSNIIGVIVYISAALGDISPKKDEDKKWQYSYGWSFYFGGLSFIMAEMVGVLAVNIYIEKNKELRCRSRTDIFKSTTHAMLRLPSYRFRRRSRSSSRSTDPSRSRDPSPVGGGGGKNFGLPPSALLSQGPISVSTLPNPHSRSHTALAGGDISLYTLSRDPKLGGLPPMYGTVDRATLYQLHNCFPKDGGGGGGGVMMSGTLPSLKSHNPSNSSNSNAQMPNSVGSGPPPFTSSTVDRERGMGTLDRLKGDRESNSNTLNRKTTPV; this is encoded by the exons ATGGTGTGTGAGAAGGGGATCCAGATCCTTCTCACCACCGTGGGGGCATTTGCTGCCTTCGGCCTGATGACGGTGGCAATAGGGACGGACTACTGGCTGTACTCCCGTGCCCTCATCTGCAACAGTACAGCTAATGTCACCCAGGATGACCCCCATAATAAGGACAAGAAGGACCCTGGAGCGCTCACCCATTCTGGACTGTGGAGGATATGCTGCCTGGAAG GAGTAAAGCGAGGAGTGTGTTCTCAGATCAACCACTTCCCAGAAGATGCAGACTTTGACCATGACGGGGCAGAGTACGTCCTAC GCGTAGTCAGGGCGTCCAACATCTTCCCGATCCTCAGTGCCATCCTGCTGCTGATGGGAGGGGTTTGCATCGCTGCTAGTCGTTTCTATAAGAGCAAAAGGAACATTATCCTGGGGGCCGGAATTCTCTTTGTGGCTGCAG GTCTGAGCAACATTATTGGTGTGATCGTGTACATCTCAGCTGCATTGGGGGACATCTCTCCTAAGAAGGACGAGGATAAGAAGTGGCAGTACTCCTACGGTTGGTCCTTTTACTTTGGAGGCCTGTCTTTCATCATGGCCGAGATGGTGGGGGTGCTGGCTGTCAACATCTACATCGAGAAGAACAAGGAGCTGCGCTGCCGCTCGCGCACCGACATTTTTAAGAGCACCACGCACGCCATGCTCCGCTTGCCCAGCTACCGCTTCCGCCGCCGCTCCCGCTCCTCATCCCGCTCCACCGACCCCTCCCGCTCCCGAGATCCCTCACCTGTAGGGGGAGGTGGGGGCAAGAACTTCGGATTGCCCCCCTCAGCGCTGCTTTCCCAGGGCCCCATCTCAGTGTCCACTTTACCAAACCCCCACTCTCGCTCCCACACAGCCCTGGCTGGAGGTGACATCTCCCTCTACACGTTGTCCCGAGACCCCAAGCTGGGGGGTTTGCCGCCCATGTATGGAACGGTGGACAGGGCCACGCTATACCAGCTCCACAACTGCTTCCCAAAggatggaggtggaggtggagggggggTGATGATGAGTGGTACACTTCCCTCGCTTAAGTCCCACAACCCTTCCAATTCTTCCAACTCCAACGCGCAAATGCCCAACTCAGTGGGCTCCGGCCCTCCACCCTTCACCTCGTCCACGGTGGACAGGGAGCGAGGGATGGGCACTCTGGACAGGCTGAAGGGAGACAGGGAGAGCAACTCTAACACCCTCAATCGGAAGACAACGCCTGTGTAG
- the cacng8b gene encoding voltage-dependent calcium channel gamma-4 subunit isoform X2: MLPGRRLSLHLCFFIPSLPSIFLTIHPSATVVCCHHRASIPPFVCLSTCKTPAGVKRGVCSQINHFPEDADFDHDGAEYVLRVVRASNIFPILSAILLLMGGVCIAASRFYKSKRNIILGAGILFVAAGLSNIIGVIVYISAALGDISPKKDEDKKWQYSYGWSFYFGGLSFIMAEMVGVLAVNIYIEKNKELRCRSRTDIFKSTTHAMLRLPSYRFRRRSRSSSRSTDPSRSRDPSPVGGGGGKNFGLPPSALLSQGPISVSTLPNPHSRSHTALAGGDISLYTLSRDPKLGGLPPMYGTVDRATLYQLHNCFPKDGGGGGGGVMMSGTLPSLKSHNPSNSSNSNAQMPNSVGSGPPPFTSSTVDRERGMGTLDRLKGDRESNSNTLNRKTTPV, encoded by the exons ATGCTGCCTGGAAG AcgtctctccctccatctgtgTTTCTTCATTCCATCACTTCCATCCATCTTTCTCACAATCCACCCATCAGCAACAGTGGTGTGCTGTCATCATCGTGCGTCCATCCCTCCGTTCGTCTGTTTGTCTACATGCAAGACCCCGGCGG GAGTAAAGCGAGGAGTGTGTTCTCAGATCAACCACTTCCCAGAAGATGCAGACTTTGACCATGACGGGGCAGAGTACGTCCTAC GCGTAGTCAGGGCGTCCAACATCTTCCCGATCCTCAGTGCCATCCTGCTGCTGATGGGAGGGGTTTGCATCGCTGCTAGTCGTTTCTATAAGAGCAAAAGGAACATTATCCTGGGGGCCGGAATTCTCTTTGTGGCTGCAG GTCTGAGCAACATTATTGGTGTGATCGTGTACATCTCAGCTGCATTGGGGGACATCTCTCCTAAGAAGGACGAGGATAAGAAGTGGCAGTACTCCTACGGTTGGTCCTTTTACTTTGGAGGCCTGTCTTTCATCATGGCCGAGATGGTGGGGGTGCTGGCTGTCAACATCTACATCGAGAAGAACAAGGAGCTGCGCTGCCGCTCGCGCACCGACATTTTTAAGAGCACCACGCACGCCATGCTCCGCTTGCCCAGCTACCGCTTCCGCCGCCGCTCCCGCTCCTCATCCCGCTCCACCGACCCCTCCCGCTCCCGAGATCCCTCACCTGTAGGGGGAGGTGGGGGCAAGAACTTCGGATTGCCCCCCTCAGCGCTGCTTTCCCAGGGCCCCATCTCAGTGTCCACTTTACCAAACCCCCACTCTCGCTCCCACACAGCCCTGGCTGGAGGTGACATCTCCCTCTACACGTTGTCCCGAGACCCCAAGCTGGGGGGTTTGCCGCCCATGTATGGAACGGTGGACAGGGCCACGCTATACCAGCTCCACAACTGCTTCCCAAAggatggaggtggaggtggagggggggTGATGATGAGTGGTACACTTCCCTCGCTTAAGTCCCACAACCCTTCCAATTCTTCCAACTCCAACGCGCAAATGCCCAACTCAGTGGGCTCCGGCCCTCCACCCTTCACCTCGTCCACGGTGGACAGGGAGCGAGGGATGGGCACTCTGGACAGGCTGAAGGGAGACAGGGAGAGCAACTCTAACACCCTCAATCGGAAGACAACGCCTGTGTAG